The Arvicola amphibius chromosome 6, mArvAmp1.2, whole genome shotgun sequence DNA window AAGGGACCAGAGGATGTGCTGGCTTCTTGGCcactggagcctgtgctggagtATCACTCTGCAGGTTGCAACCAGTTAGGACATTATCAACTAGTTAACATTCCCCACCCTGGCCTAGACATGGGCTACCTCCGCAATGCTGCACCTCAGTTTAGAGGCTTTGCCTCCAGtcataaaattcaaagacagaACCACAAACGCTTTCTAGCCTAACTCCCCCAACAGCAAGCATCACAGTCATAAAGAGAGACTTGGGTTTAGGGTCAGAAATACCCAGGTCTGAATTCAAGTTCTGCCTCTGGCAAAGCTTTTCTCTAGACTAGAGGAAAAGGTCTCTATTTTATAAGGTTAATATACTATAGCAGGGTCTGGGTTTATTCCTTATCTTCTGGACCCCTGACTAAACCCTGAAGTCCTGGGCACATAGCCAAACCTCCTCGTCTTCATCTGCCAGGACTGTATCTTGTGAGGCCAGTTTTTGGGCAGACGCCAAAGTTGCTGTCATTGAATCCTCCTCGGCACCTTTACTGTGCTCCAGACCAGGGATGGGAGGAAATCCTGAGAAGACAGAATGGAGAGGGAGCAAGGCAGCACCAAGCAGTAAGGAGACATGAGGCAGCTGTGGGTCTTGCCTGGCTCTGGGATGGGTAACTCACACAAGGTGGAGGCACACAAATGagaaatctctttctctctcccttcttgctGAGAAATCGCATAAGTTCCATAGGCCAAGCCACACTCACCTGGAGGAACAGGTAACTCAGCAAAGTCAactttctgccctgcttgatgAGCTCGAACAGCATCCTGATATTGCTacatgggaagaaaggaaattcaGCAGCCTACAGGCACCATGCCCTcattgcagaggcagagagaagacaagGAAAGGCTGCAGCCCTAGAAGAAAGGGGGTCCTGAAGCAGCAAGAGCTCTATAAACAGACAAGGATTCAGAGAAGAGCAGGGCTTGTAGGGAAAGTACACAAGGCAGGACAGGCCAGCACAGGATAGGGGCTGCACAGCCACGGGCTCACCTTGGCAATGCGATCATGCATCCTGGCCTTGCGCTCATTCCCACTGGCCCGGGCCTGGATGCCTGCCTCACGGTACCTGTTCAGCCTTTGCTGTAAAGCATCCAGCACTGTTTTTGGCTCTGCAGGGGCCACTATACCGGGGGTAAAAAGAGACTATCAGTTCATCCTGTCTCTTCCCAGGCTCCCACTCCATTGCCCCACTGTGAAGTCATACCTGGGGTGGCTGGGAGGTCAGAGGCCATCACTTTCTGTACTTGCTCCACTGCTGGGGACAGGACTTGGGTTGCTGCAGGGGCCTCAGAAGCCTGTGGGAGGGCCTTCAGATCTGGGGACCCAGAGTAGCAGGGTAGGCAGAGTGTCCAGCCAACCCCACACCTCACGGTCCTCCCTAATCCAGCCTAGGCAGATAGCCCCATCATCTGACTGACCATCAGGTGCTGGGGGCATGTCACTCAGATCCACAGGCTGCCCCTTCTCCAGGGCCTCCAGGACAGTACCAAATCTCTGCAGAAGAAGAGCAATTACAGGCATAAGACAGGGCACCCTAAGAGCCTGGCCTGAAACAACTTCATCAGGGCACTCTCCCCCAGGTATTGTCTGATTCCGCTCAGCCTCTGCATCCCCATCAATGGTATGAAGGCAGGACGTCGTACCTTCCCAATCCTCATGAGCTCCCGGGCACGATCTAGATCTCCAGCCCGTTTGGCATTGAGAGCAGCTACTTTGTACTCTCTCTGTCGGGCTAACAACAGGGCCTGCTGGCCTGGGTCTGCAACAGGCAGAGGAGCAATGGCAGAGCTGCCTGGGAGGCTGGACTCAGGTTGGAAAAAGTGCtctacataaaacaaaagaaccccAAAAGGGTCAAAGGAGGAAGTTCCAGAATCAACCCCACCCCAAGTCTTGCTGGTCTAGGAATTCTTGGAGCAACGACAGGGAGGCAGGTGGGGTAGGCAGGCTATGGGAACCAGAACAGGATATCTTCAGATACCTGGCTCCATGGCACACGGAGCTGGGGAGTCTGCCTCAGGGCTCCTGTTGGCTATTTCCTGGTGGGGTGGGGGCCTTTTACCCAAGGCCACTGGAGGTGGAATCTCATCCTCACTGATCTTCCCGCCTCTCCTCACAGTGGCAAGTTGGGATTCCAAAGTCTGAGGGAAAGAATTACACTAGTATACCAAGTGGctacctggagcttgctggaggACAAGTCAGTGACCCAGCATGTTTACCACACCTGTGAATGGCCCTTCCTTTACAGTCACCTCACCCACAGCCTGACTCACCTTCAGGCCCCGATCACAGCGCCGGGCTTTAGCAGCTTCACCAGCCTCCCTGGCACTGGCTGCGGCCTCCCGGTAGTTATGGATCCGTTCCTCCAGCAAAGCCTGCAGCCCCCGAGGCCCTCCAGCCTGCAGATACTTCAGCTCAGGGCTGGGCCACTCCATAGCCAGCTAGGCCCTTGCCATTCTCTCCCTGTGAGGAAGCTACCCCagaagatggatctctgggacTCCGGGAGAAAGAGGTGCCTAAACCCCCAGAGTATGAGACAAAGTCCACAAGAGAAGCCAGACATTATATCAGGCAAACAGAGGCTCCCCCAGTCAGTAGAAGCCAAGAAATGATTTCCAGAAGTGGCTGGAACAGGAAGGCCTTTGGAGTCTGCCAGTTATGGCAGTTCCTCATGCCGGCTTTCTGTGTGAGGAGCTGGTAGAGTTACTGGGCAGCTCTGCTGTGTAAGCCATGCTACATGCATACTGTCCATGGATACAAGGGGCCAAGACACATGCGGGCCCTTCTGGAAAACCTACCTGAGGCACT harbors:
- the Cc2d1b gene encoding coiled-coil and C2 domain-containing protein 1B isoform X2; its protein translation is MEWPSPELKYLQAGGPRGLQALLEERIHNYREAAASAREAGEAAKARRCDRGLKTLESQLATVRRGGKISEDEIPPPVALGKRPPPHQEIANRSPEADSPAPCAMEPEHFFQPESSLPGSSAIAPLPVADPGQQALLLARQREYKVAALNAKRAGDLDRARELMRIGKRFGTVLEALEKGQPVDLSDMPPAPDDLKALPQASEAPAATQVLSPAVEQVQKVMASDLPATPVAPAEPKTVLDALQQRLNRYREAGIQARASGNERKARMHDRIAKQYQDAVRAHQAGQKVDFAELPVPPGFPPIPGLEHSKGAEEDSMTATLASAQKLASQDTVLADEDEESDTPAQAPVAKKPAHPLVPSSHPVTEPKASSSKESLSPSAREQLALLEARKLQYQRAALQAKRRQDLEQAKSHLRVAKNLEIQIVQARAGQPIDLSKMPSPLTDEEGDFILIHHEDLRLSQKAEEVYVQLQKILVEQHEKCLLFSKQFMHQGNVAETTRFEKLAQDRKKQLEILQLAQAQGLDPPSHHFELKTFQTVRIFSELNSTEMHLIIVRGMNLPAPPGVTPDDLDAFVRFEFHYPNSDQAQKSKTAVVKNTNSPEFEQVFKLNINRNHRGFKRVIQSKGIKFEIFHKGSFFRSDKLVGTAHLKLDRLENECEIREIMEVLDGRKPTGGKLEVKVRLREPLSGQDVQMVTENWLVLEPRGL